The sequence TTAAACAGGCTAAAAATGTATTTACAAGAAAACAATACACAAAACAGGACATTATTATTCTCTCTATATTTTTCTCATTTCTTTCAATTATTGGTACATATACTGGGATAAACTATAGAGGTGCCATAGTTAACACAAGAAATATCGGTGTTGCTGTAGCTGGAATAATAGGGGGACCATATATTGGAACCTTTACTGGATTAATTGCTGGATTTCACAGATTATTTGTAGAACCTGGAAGTCCTACTACACTGGCTTGTAGTATTGCAACTATGAGTGGGGGACTTATAACTTCTAGATTTTATAAGAAGTGTAATGAAAAAAACTCCTATATCTACGGTTTTATCAGTGGCTTTTTAATTGAAAATATAAGTATGGTACTTATTCTTATTACTGGATACTATCTCTATGATTTTGCTGTGGCAATTGATATTGTAAAAATCATATATTTTCCAATGATTTTAGCCAATGCAGTTGGAGTTTCCATAGTGATATTGATTATACGTGACATTATCTCTGAACAGGAAATACGAGCTGGAAAACAGGCTAAACTTGCTCTTGAAATAGCAAATCAGTCCCTTCCATATTTCAGACATGGTCACTCTTTAAATGAAGTATGTAAAATAATTTTGGAAGCTTTAGAAGCTCAGGTAGTAGTGATTACAAATGATAAATATATAATTGCAAGTCATCTCTCATCTGAAAAATACTCTCTTAATCACAGAGAGATAAAAAGTGCTGCTACAAAAGAGGTATTAAAAACTGGAAAGATAATGGTATTAGGTAAGGAAGATAGCGATATTATAGATTTCAGATGTATAGATGGGGATATTAAATCATGTATTATTCTTCCACTTTTTCAGGAAGAGAAAAAAATCTCTGGAACATTAAAGCTTTACTTTGATACCTCTAAAGTAATAACTGCTAAGAAAAAATATCTGGCTGAAGGACTTTCTCTTCTTATTTCTACAAATATGGAGATAAGCAAAGTAGAAAACTTTAAAACAATGGCAAAAGAAGCTGAACTTAAAGCATTGCAGACTCAGATAAATCCACATTTTCTATTTAATGCACTGCATACTATCTCTTCCTTTGTAAGAATAGATCCAGATAGAGCCAGAGATATGATTATAAATCTTTCTAACTACATGAGATACAGTCTTGAGAACTCTTCTAATTTAGTTCCTTTATACAAGGAATTAAGCCAGGTCAGTGCGTATATTAATATTGAAAAGGCCAGATTTGGGGATAAAATACATGTAGAATGCAATATTCCAAATGAATTTATGGATATAAAAGTACCTATGCTTATTATCCAACCTCTTGTTGAAAATAGTATTAAGCACGGAATTTTAAAACAGAGAGATGGTGGAGTCATAAAAATATCTGCAGAAAAATATGAAAAAGGCTGTATGATTACAATTAAAGACAATGGAGTTGGAATTGATCCTAAGATTGTAGAAGATATTGATAATAAGATAGATAAAAATATAGGACTTAAAAATGTTCACAACCGTCTTAAACTTCTATATGGTAAAGGACTTACAATAAAAAGACTTGAACATGGAACTAAGATATCATTTTATGTTGAATAGAAAGGAGAAAAAATGTTTAAATGTGTAATAGTAGAAGATGAATTTCCAGCAAGAGAAGAACTTAAATATTTTTTATCAAAACACAAAGATATACACCTTGAAAAAGAATTTGAAAGTCCTATTGATGCCTTAAAATATCTTCAGGATACTAAGGTAGATGGAATATTTTTAGATATAAATATGCCTGAACTTGATGGAATGAGCTTAGGGAAAATTCTTACAAAGCTTAATCCTCAAATGAAAATTGTATTTATAACTGCTTATAGAGATTTTGCAGCTGACGCTTTTGAAATACATGCTTTTGATTATCTTTTAAAGCCTTATTCAGAAGAGAGAATAAATGAAGTGCTATCATCTCTTGTATCCTTTTCTGAAAATGAAGAGGAACCAGCAAAAGAGATAGGAAAAGTTAATAAAGTCACTGTTTTTTCTGGAGAAAAGATGGTGGTTATATCTTTAGATGAGATTTACTATATAGAGGTAATTGATAAAGAGAGTAAGATATACACCAAAGACAGTGTCTATACCTCTAAATTTAAAATATCAAAATGGGAAGAGATGCTTCCAAAACCTAAATTTTACAGAACTCATCGTTCATACATTGTAAATCTGGATATAGTAAAAGAAGTGGAACCATGGTTTAATGGAACATACATTTTAAAGATAAAAGATCTTTCATTTAAGGTTCCTGTAAGTAGAAATAATGTAAAAGAATTTAAAGAATTACTCACTATAAAATAAAGGCATCTGGATAATCCAGATGCCTTTATTTTTTTATTATCTCATAATTTTAATAAGCTCTTTCAGATATCTAGAGAAATCTCCTCTATCTTAGCTATCTAAGATTTCAGGTGCAGTACAAAATTCCAAATTCTCTCTCTTTTCATCTCTATTTTTTATATTTAAGAAGCATATCTTTATCCTCTTTAGTTACTCTTAATGACTCTCTTATCTTCTGAATTCCCTTATTTTGAACCCACCTATCAAGAGAATTATTCTTAATAAAATCCAATGTCTTCTCTCTATATTTTACAAAGGCTATTGAAATAAGCCATGCCTGAGCCATCTTTACATAGTAGCTCTCATCTTTTATACCTTCAATAAGAGTAAAAATCTCATCCAGATATTCTTCCTCTATATAGTAATCAAGTAAAATAACAAGTCCAACTCTGATTTTCCAAGGATTGGTATCCTTTACACATGATTTTACAAATGGATAAAAATATTCAAGCTCTTTTTTTATAAATTTAAAATTTGCAACACAACCGTCGCATACAGCCCAGTTATCCACATCTTTTATAAATTTTTCAATATAAGGAATTCTCTCATTAAGAGGTATTTTTGCATATCCTATTACAAATCCCTTAATAACACTCTCTTCATAATAACAGTTTCCTGCAAGTTCTACAAAGGCTTTCCAATCACCTTTTGAAATCTCCTTAGCAATACTCTTAAGCCTTGGTGCTCTTATTCCTATGAGGGTTTTGTCAGCTCCTAAGATTCCCAAATGAAATTTTCTGTATTTTTCATCCTGCTCTTCTATAAGTTCTTTGATAAAAATAGAGTAGTTTTCCTTTGTCCAATTTATATCTTTTAAATTTTCAATTACTCTTTTCATTATACTATCTTTTTCCCATGAAATTCAGTAGATGGTATTTTTGTTGATACTTCTTTTAAGTTCTCTTTTGTAACCTTTCCTGCTACTACTATTTTTATCTTTCCATTAGCTTTTTCAAGCATTTTATTTAAAATTTCAGCTCCTTCAAGAGCAGTAGGTTTAGTACCAGAGCTTAAAATTCTATCAACTCCAATGCTGGCTAATTTTTCTACCTCTTCTTCAGGATTTCTTAACTCATCTATAGCCTTATGAAAAGTTACTTCCATAGGTTTTGCAAGGGTAACAAGCTCTTTTGTTACCTCATAATTTATAGTGTTATCTCTATTTAAGACACCTAATACTACTCCATTTACTCCAAGAGATTTACATATTTTAATATCCTCTTTCATTATCTCAATCTCTTCAGGTGAATAGTAAAAATCTCCACCTCTAGGTCTGATTATTACAAAAGCTGGAATATCAAGTTTTTCAACAGTCATTTTAATTGTTCCATATGAAGGTGTTGTTCCTCCCTCTTCCAAGTTATCACAAAGTTCCACTCTATCTGCTCCAAGTTTTTGAGCTTCAATGGCTTCTTTAAAACTTCCTATGCATTTTTCCTTTAGCACTCTTTATTTCCCCCTTTTTAAATATACTTTCCTAATTCAAGTATCGCTTTTCCATAGATTTCCATACCTGTTTTAAGCATATTTATATCCATACACTCATCTGGACTGTGAGCATTTCCCTTAAACTCTCTGAAATTTGGTCCAAAAGCTACTGTATTAGGCATAAGTTTTGCATATGTTCCACCACCTAATGCTGCTGGTTCTTCATCTCTTCCTGTAACCTCTTTATATACCTTTTGCAAACTGCTTACAAGTACGCTGTCTTTAGGAAAATAAAGAGGCGGATTATGATTTTCCTGTACAAAGATTATCCCATTATCCCTTGCCACTTTATCAAGTATTTCATCTAAAATCTGCTTACAAGTTGAAATTGGATATCTGACATTAAATTTTACATATATATCCCTATCTACTATTTTAGTTATTCCTGCACTTATAGTAAGATTTCCAGTTTCTTTATTTTCACTCTCTATTTCAAGAAGTTTACCATCTGTAGTCTCTCCTACATACTGGCTCACAAAATGAACAAAGTTTTTCATAGAATCATTTTCATCTATTATTCTATCTAAAAGTAAATACATACCTAATATAGCATTTATTCCTTTTTCTGGAGAACTTGCATGACCTGCACGACCATTTGCAACTATTTCTACCTTGTCTCCAGTGTTTACACATTTAAATCTACATCTGCTTATTCCTTCAAGCTCTTTTATCTTATTTTCAATTTCAGCAACACTTCTATTTTTTAAAACAGCTACAGCTTTTTCAGGTATCACATTTGAACGTGCCCCAGCTTCAATATTAATAATATCACTTTTATCCCACTCTATTTTTTCCCTAAAAGAAAAAGTATATATCCCTTTTTCAGAAAAAATTACAGGAAATCTTCCATCAGGTGTAAAAGCATATTTAGGTGCTTTTTCTTTCATCAGGTAGTGTTTTATATCTTCATCTCCACTCTCTTCATTAGTCCCAAATATAACTCTCACTCTCTTATTAAAAGATGGATTTGTTTCAACTACTGCCTTTACTGCATAAAGTGCTGAAATAATAGGCCCTTTATTATCAATAGCTCCTCTTGAAATCATAAGATTATCTTTTATTGTAGCACTGTATGGATCCACACTCCACTTTGAAATATCCCCTTCAGGAACTACATCTATATGTCCTAAAATTCCAATATATTCATCTCCACTACCAATCTCTGCATATCCAACATAGTTATCCAGATTCTTAGTTCTAAATCCAAGAGATTTTGCTATTTCAAGAACTTCATTTAATGCATTTTTTAGATTTTCTCCAAAAGGTGCATCTCCTGATTTTTCTTCTTTTACAGTTTTCATCTTTATTATTCTGGAAATTCCATCTAAAGTCTCATTAAAATGCTTATCTATATACTCTTTTAATTCCATCTCATCCTCTTTCTGCAAAAAAAGAGGGGCAAAACAATAAGTTCATACCCCTCCTTTCACTATAATTATTTAATTAGGCTAAGTGCAAAATCAAGCACTTTGTCCCCTCTCATCATTCCATAATCAACAGTGTTTATAACATCCAATTTTTTACCAACTGCTTCAGCTTTTTTAGCAAGGTCATCTTTTTTATACTTTACTTGTGGTCCAAGTAAGAATACATCATATTTATCAAGATTATCTTCAAAATTATCCAGTCCAACAGCTTTTATTTCAGCTTCAATTCCCTTTTTCTCCGCTGCTTCAATCATCTTTTTCACTAAAAGACTTGTAGACATTCCATTTTGACAAAGTAATAATATTTTTTTCATTTTATCACTCCTTTACTTCTTCCTGTTTCTCATTTTCTTCTTCTATTTTAGCAGCTTTATCTATAATTCTCAAGAATGGAAGATAAATTAAGGCTCCTATTATCAGGTTAACTATCTGCATAATTGATCCTGATATATTTCCAACTGTTAAAAATCCACTTATTATTGCTGGTGTTGGCCAAGGGAATGCAACTCCCATAGGTCTAGATACAAGTCCTATTGTCATAGCTACATATTGAGTAGTTACAAATACAAGAGGAATAATATTAAATGGAATAAGCATAATAGGGTTTAATATTATAGGGATACCAAATAGTACTGGCTCATTTATATTAAATATTCCTGGTGCAGCACCTATTTTTGCAACTGCTCTTATCTGTTTACTTCTTGCAAATAAAAGTATTGCAATTAATAATGAAAGTGTTGCTCCTGCTCCTCCCATCCATATCATATCAAAGAATTGTTCTGTTACAACATGTGGTAACGGTTGTCCAGCTTGCATAGCTGCAATGTTGTCAACCTGGTTTTCAAGCCAGAAAGGTCTTACAATTCCATTTACCATAGAACCACTGTTGATTCCTACTGACCATAGTATTGAAATTGCAAATACTGTTAAAAGTGAACCTATATATGAAGTTCCTAATGCTTTTAAAGGTACTGCAAGTACTGTATATATAAAGTCATGAATTGTTCCATAAGAAGTATGTGCCATTCCTATTCTTAAAAGAAGAGCAAGTGATAAGATTACTGCTCCTGGAATCAATGCTTCAAATGATCTTATTACTTCAGGTGGTACACCTTCTGGCATCTTTACTACTATACTTTTATTGATAAAAAATCTAAATATAATAACTGTAACGATACCGATAATCATGGCAATAAACATTCCTTTACTTCCAAGCCATTGGAAAGTAATTACATCTCCATAATCTGTAGTTTTAGCAAGTGGAGTAAGTATCATAAATGATGCAAATGATAAAAGTCCAACTGCTATACTGTCAAGTTCAAACTGTTTTGCAAGCTGTTGTGCTACTAAGAATGAAACATAGACAGCTATCATTGAGAATGTTGCAGTAATAGGAATATCAAAGATATCTTTCCAATTTTCACCTAATAAATTTGCCATACCTCTTTGGTAAGCAGGTAATGGAAATGCCTCAATCATTAAGAAAATAGATCCTATCATAAGTAACGGCATCAACATAATAAACGCTCTTCTGATACCATTGATGTATCTGTTTTTTTCAATCCACACAGCAACTGGTACCAGTTTTTCTTCAAGAAAACTAATAATTTTACTCATTTTTTCCTCCCTGATTATTTCTATATATTAGTATATTTTGTATATTAATCTAAAGGTTTTTGAATACTTCTTTTATACTCTGCCATATATTCATCAGAAGCTTCCTGTATATCTACCTTTTCATTTGCTTCATCAGGTATTGCTATATATACTTGAGCTTTATGATCGGGAGTCACTGCAGCAAATGTAAATTCAACATTTGTCCCTATTCCCCAGTCTCCCTCATTATTTAAGGCTATTATTGAAATGGCTCCAGCTTTTCCTCTAGCTTTTTTTAGCTTTTCACTAAATTCTCTTACAGCATTTTGAGCTGCATCCATAGGTTTCTCACCATTTTTCATTCTCTGTACTACTTCATAAGAAAGGCATCCTTTCATTATATCTTCTCCAAGTCCTGTAGCTGCTGCTCCTCCAATTTCATTATCTACATAGAAACCAGAACCTGATACAGGTGAATCCCCTACTCTACCTTTCTTTTTCATAAATAGTCCGCTAGTTGAAGTTGCTACTGCCATGTCTCTATCTTTATCAAGAGCAATCATACACACAGTGTCATGTCCATCATAAGGTGATAGATGTTTTTCATATATCTCCTCTTTTCTCTTCTCCCATGTTTTTTTAGCTCTTTCAGTAAGCATATTTTTTCTTTCAAATCCATTTTTATGAGCATATGCTTCTGCCCCTTCACCAACTAAAAATATATTAAATCTGTCATGGCTCAATTTTCTTGCTATAGATACTGGATTTTTAAAATCTCTTATTCCAGCTACAGCTCCAATTGAAAGAGTCTTTCCATCCATAAACGCTGCATCTAATTCAACCTGACACTCCTCATTAGGAAGTCCTCCATATCCAACTGACTTATAAAATGGATAGTCTTCTACCTGCATTATCGCTTTTTCAACTGCATCCTGACATTTTCCATTTTCAGCTAAAATTTCTCCACCAAGCTTAATTGCATCTCCAGCCATTCTCCAAGTGGCGATCATACTCCACTCTCTCTTCATCTCAACCTCCCAGCCTATTTTTCAAGTTTTTTGTATAGTTCGATAATTTCAGTAATAAGCTCTCTTGCTAAAATTGAGGTCATTAGGTGATCCTGAGCATGTACCATTAAAAGATTCATCTCAATCCCTTTTCCATCTGCTTCATTACAAATAAGTTCTGTTTGCATCTCATGTGCAGCAAGACCTCTCTCTTTAGATTGTGCTAAATATTCCTGTGCCTTTTCATAGTTTCCCTCTTTTGCTTCTCTTAAAGCTTCAAAAGCTAAACTTCTTGCTTCTCCAGCATTTCCTACGATTGTCATTGCTACTTCTTCAATTGACATATCCATAATTATCACCTCACATACTTTGTTAAGTCTATATTAGCTTATAGATTTTTTTTAGTCAAATCTCACTTTTTTTGCTGTTTTTTCGTGTTCAACATCTATGTTTGCCTATTTAATCTTGCTTTTTTCCCCATATGATGATACACTTCTATATTATAACGAAAATATAATTTCATTTTTTCGTTTTATTTTCCATTAAAAAATATTAAAAAAATAAAAAATTTTGCAAGGTGGTTAATATGTTAGATGTAAAAGAGAAATATTCCATGCTGGATTTTAAAATGATTGGCAAGAACATCAGAATAGATTTTTCCAAACACCTTACGAAAAAAGAAAAAAAGCTTTTTCGTTATCTAAAAGTTCAGAAATACAACCATATTTCTATGGAAAAAATCTTTGAAATCTGTGGTTTTAGCAATGTTGAAGAGGTTATCCGATTTTTAAATAATCTGAAAGGAAAATCCATTGTCCTTTCGTCAGTAGAAAGACACTATTATATCTATCTAAGTATCATTCAATCTTTCTACATTAACAATAACATTATCTATATTGTTTTTTCTGATGAAATTTCAAGTGCCTTTAAGAAGGGTTCTTTTTTTGAAAACCTTGGACTTGATAATATTCTATTTTTAGAGGAAAAGTTTTCCTATAGGATCTATCATTATATTTGTAATATTGCTGATAAAGAGATATATCTCAGTATTGATGAGTTACGTGAGATTCTTGAAATTGGGGATAGCTATAAAAGATTTTATGATTTGGAGAAAAACTTTTTAATCCCAATATTTGAAGATATAAGAAAGAACACTTCAAGAAATTTTTCCTATGAAAAGGAAAAAAATGGAGATTATAAAGGAGCCAAAATCCTCGGGATAACAATTCACAATGATGATATTGCACAGGATATTGTAAATAATAATCCATATCTTCCAATTGATAGATGCATGGATAGAATTAAAAAACATATTAAAAATTTTTCAGATATCTATTCACTTCTTACACTGAACCTTGCAAATTATGGAGAGGATTATGTAAATAAAAAAATTGATTTTGTTCTTGATAATTTCAGTTCAAATATTGAAGATCATATTAAAACTGTATTTGAAGATAAAAAGCTGGATGCTCCATATTTTGTAATCAATAAAAAATTTAAGAATCTTTTTGATCTTCATTCTGAAATTTTAGCATTTATACATAAACATAATCTTACAAAGATATCTACATATATGTTCCCTGTAAAACTATATTCATTAAAGGATAAGGAATCTCTTCTCCTTGAGGATAAAAATTTTGCAGTAAAAATTACATATAATAAAAATGCCATGTCAAAAGTGGAATTTTTTATAAATAATAAATAACTGATAATAGTATACGGAGGTTTTATGCAACAAAATTCAAAAAGCAGCTTTATAGGACTTGTTCCTCTGTTGGTTTTTATCACTTTTTATCTTGGAACAGGAATCTATCTTCAACTTAGAAATGTTCCTATGGCTTTCTATCAACTTCCATCACCAGTTGCAGTTATACTTGGTATTATTGCAGCTTTTGTCCTTTTTAAGGGAAGTGTTAATGAAAAATGCCAGACTTTTTTAAAAGGATGTGGACATCAGGATATCACCACTATGTGTGTTATCTATCTTTTAGCTGGTGCTTTTACCAGTACAGCAAAGGCCATGGGGGGAGTTGATTTAACTGTAAATCTGGCTCTTAACTATATTCCAGTGGAACTTTTAGCACCTGGAATCTTTATTGTAGCAGCTTTTATCTCTACAGCAACTGGTACATCTGTAGGAGCTATTGTCTCTATTGCACCTATTGCAGTGGAACTTGCTCAAAAGAGTGGGGTTTCTCTTCCACTTATTCTAGCAGCAGTTATGGGTGGAAGTATGTTTGGAGACAATCTTTCAATTATCTCAGATACCACTATTGCAGCTACAAGAACTCAAGGTGTAGAGATGAGGGATAAATTTAAAGTAAATCTATATATTGCTCTTCCAGCAGCAGTACTTACTATTTTTATACTTCTTATTACAGGAGCACCTGATACAATTTCTGAAGTTGGAACTCTTCACTTCAACATTATAAAGGTAATCCCTTATATAGCTGTACTTGTTATGGCTCTAAGTGGAATAAATGTTTTTACAGTGCTTACCTTAGGTATTCTTATTGCTGGAGGAATTGGGATTTTCTATGGAAGTTTCACTGTACTTTCTTTTGCAAATGAGATATATAAAGGGTTCACAAATATGCAGGAGATATTTTTTCTATCACTTTTATCTGGTGGCCTTGGTGCTATGACTGCAAAGGCTGGAGGGATACAATGGATAATTGATAAAATTCAAACATTTATCATTGGAAAAAAAAGTGCAAAACTTGGTATTGGATTACTTGTTTCATTAACAGATATTGCTGTTGCTAATAACACTGTTGCAATAATTATCAATGGTGATATTGCTAAAAATATCTCTAAGAAATATGATGTTGATCCTAGAGAAACAGCAGCTCTTTTAGATATATTTTCCTGTGTATTTCAGGGAATGATTCCATATGGAGCTCAGATGCTTATACTTCTTAACTTTGCAGGAGATAGGGTATCACCACTCACTTTGATATCACTTCTTTGGTATCAGATGCTTCTTCTTGCATTTACACTTATATTTATAAGATATGATTTTAGTAAAAAACTGAAAAACATATAAAATAAATTAAAGAGGATGTTGCAGATTTGTAAATGCAACATCCTCTTTATCTTAAGATATATCAACACAAAATTTTTCTTTAATTAAATTTTCTATAAAATGATCAACTTCCTCTTCTTTTTTCTCTTCTTCGTGGTCTTCCAGTAATTTCTCTGTTTTATTTTCTTTTTCATAACGACTTTTTATCTCTAAGAATCCTGATTTCCACCTGGTTTCAAGCTCCTTTTCATCATCTCTTAAAACATATCCTAAAGCTACTCCATCATTTCTAAAGATAACTTTTACATAGAAAGTCTCTCCAACTTTATCATAAATTCTTCCTGCACTTTTCGTTCCTCGTAAAACTGTAAAAGTATTATTTGCAATATAGCCAACTTTTCCAACTACAGGAAGATTAACAGATATAGCCTCTTGATCCTTTTCGTTGTCAGGCTCTTTTTTGCATAAAAGAATACTGCCTTTCTCTACCATCCCACCACCAAAATAGTGTTTAAACCCTACAATTGTAACACACTCATCAAGTGCTGTATCTAAAGTATTTTTTCCAGTTTCCTCTTCTTCCATATCAATCATCTCCCCATGACAACTTATATAGTTATATTTTATCACTTTTATTTTCCCAAAGCAATAAATTGTGAGCTGAATGGAAAAGACTATAATGACTATTTCTAAAGACCTACTTTTCAAATATATTTAT is a genomic window of Fusobacterium sp. DD2 containing:
- a CDS encoding HIRAN domain-containing protein, with product MEEEETGKNTLDTALDECVTIVGFKHYFGGGMVEKGSILLCKKEPDNEKDQEAISVNLPVVGKVGYIANNTFTVLRGTKSAGRIYDKVGETFYVKVIFRNDGVALGYVLRDDEKELETRWKSGFLEIKSRYEKENKTEKLLEDHEEEKKEEEVDHFIENLIKEKFCVDIS